A stretch of the Vigna radiata var. radiata cultivar VC1973A chromosome 7, Vradiata_ver6, whole genome shotgun sequence genome encodes the following:
- the LOC106768880 gene encoding pentatricopeptide repeat-containing protein At5g67570, chloroplastic isoform X2: MEPLKLHLQERPVAQFRPDTEKIRRKLIEKGVDPTPKIVHILRKREIQKHNRKLKSQPPPPLTPAEAQALEEDQHFHAIKREFRKVMEATSLKETRVVAGKPWEELRTVEFLEKARAIKEYRGGKLRRESLTELKEMFEERKMDELKWVFDADLEIDEDWFNEGHGTRGDTRKRSEGAVIKFLVDRLSDREITMRDWKFSRMMKLSGLPFTEDQLLKIVDLLGFKRCWKQALSVVQWVYRYKDHRKFQSRFVYTKLLAVLGKAGRPKEALQIFKLMRENIHIYPDIAAYHSIAVTLGQAGLLKELLNIVECMRQKPKAFMHRKNWDPVLEPDLVIYNAVMLESGNYDLVHEFFGKMKRSGEVPKALTYKVLVRTFWKEGKIEEAVKVIRDMERRGVIGTAGVYYELACCLCNCGRWRDAILEVDNIRILPRAKPLEVTFTGMIKSSMDGGHIDDSIQIFEYMKDYCIPNIGTINTMLKIFGQNDMFSKAKVLFEEVKAAKSESYVTPGVGNSSVVPDAYTYNSMLEASASAQQWEYFEHVYREMIVSGYQLDQNKHLLLLVKASRAGKLHLLEHAFEMILEAGEIPHHLFFFELVIQAIVQHNYERAVILINTLAHAPFRVSEKQWTNLFKESEDRISHENLERLLDALGSCDVISESTVSNLTRSLHVLCGLGTPRNFSSIIPFGSKDSVNGSGPNEKIDDDENAPKFPTRMMIEGAEYENDIFVGSYDSATSACTHDRVNEGDIDDAMVFRPQNSDVEDGMSSQADRLECTDNLALDKSPDALDKKLWDDRSSEDDNGEGVTKKKPTAYEILELWKELREEDGRMLQSELGHG; this comes from the exons ATGGAGCCTCTGAAGCTCCATCTCCAGGAGCGCCCCGTCGCCCAATTCCGCCCAGACACCGAAAAAATCCGACGCAAGCTCATTGAAAAGGGCGTGGATCCAACTCCCAAGATCGTCCACATACTCCGTAAGAGGGAAATCCAAAAGCACAACCGAAAACTGAAGTCCCAGCCCCCTCCTCCACTCACTCCCGCGGAGGCCCAAGCCTTGGAGGAAGACCAACACTTCCACGCCATCAAACGCGAATTCAGAAAAGTAATGGAAGCCACCTCTCTCAAAGAGACGCGCGTCGTGGCGGGGAAGCCCTGGGAGGAGCTTCGAACGGTCGAGTTTCTGGAGAAGGCGAGGGCGATCAAGGAGTACAGAGGAGGAAAGCTTAGAAGAGAGAGCTTAACGGAGCTCAAGGAAATGTTCGAGGAGCGGAAGATGGATGAACTCAAGTGGGTTTTCGACGCCGACCTCGAAATCGATGAGGATTGGTTCAACGAAGGGCATGGGACGAGGGGCGACACTCGGAAACGTAGCGAGGGCGCGGTTATCAAGTTTCTCGTTGATAG GCTGAGTGATAGGGAGATTACTATGAGGGATTGGAAGTTTTCGAGGATGATGAAGTTGTCGGGATTGCCATTTACCGAAGATCAGTTGTTGAAGATTGTCGACCTTCTTGGTTTTAAACGTTGTTGGAAGCAAGCGCTTTCTGTAGTACAGTGGGTGTACAGATATAAAGATCACAGGAAGTTCCAAAGCAG GTTTGTGTATACAAAACTTCTTGCAGTTCTTGGGAAGGCGGGAAGGCCAAAGGAGGcccttcaaattttcaaattgatgCGT GAAAACATCCATATATATCCTGATATTGCTGCATATCACAGCATTGCTGTTACGCTTGGCCAAGCTGGTCTTTTGAAAGAGTTGCTGAATATTGTTGAATGCATGAGGCAGAAACCCAAAGCATTTATGCATCGCAAGAACTGGGATCCAGTTCTTGAACCTGATCTGGTTATATACAATGCT GTAATGCTGGAGTCTGGGAATTATGACCTTGTCCATGAGTTTTTTGGAAAGATGAAGAGAAGTGGGGAAGTTCCAAAAGCCCTTACTTATAAAG TGTTGGTGAGAACCTTCTGGAAGGAAGGTAAAATTGAAGAAGCTGTGAAAGTCATCAGGGATATGGAAAGAAGAGGGGTAATTGGAACAGCTGGTGTATATTACGAGCTCGCTTGTTGCCTTTGCAACTGTGGGAGGTGGCGAGATGCTATTCTAGAG GTTGACAATATTCGAATTCTTCCTCGTGCCAAGCCTTTGGAGGTTACTTTCACTGGCATGATTAAGTCTTCCATGGATGGTGGGCATATTGATGATTCCATACAGATATTTGAATACATGAAAGACTACTGTATTCCTAACATAGGGACCATAAATACAATGCTGAAAATATTTGGCCAAAATGATATGTTTTCTAAAGCCAAAGTTTTGTTTGAGGAAGTTAAAGCAGCCAAATCAGAATCTTATGTCACTCCAGGGGTTGGTAATAGCTCTGTTGTTCCAGATGCATACACATATAACTCAATGTTGGAAGCTTCAGCTAGTGCACAGCAATGGGAATACTTTGAGCATGTGTACAGAGAGATGATTGTTTCTGGCTATCAATTGGATCAAAATAAACACTTGTTATTACTTGTTAAAGCTTCAAGAGCTGGCAAG TTGCATTTACTGGAGCATGCATTTGAAATGATTCTGGAAGCTGGAGAAATTCCTCaccatcttttcttttttgaattgGTGATTCAAGCTATAGTTCAACATAATTATGAGCGAGCTGTTATCTTAATAAACACCTTGGCTCATGCACCATTCCGAGTGAGTGAAAAGCAGTGGACGAACTTGTTTAAGGAAAGTGAAGACAGAATTAGTCATGAAAATCTAGAGCGATTGTTGGATGCTCTTGGTAGTTGCGACGTTATTTCAGAGTCAACAGTCTCTAATTTAACAAGATCATTACATGTTCTTTGTGGATTAGGTACACCTAGAAACTTCTCTAGTATAATCCCTTTTGGAAGTAAAGATTCTGTTAATGGCTCAGGTCCGAATGAAaaaattgatgatgatgaaaatgCTCCAAAATTTCCCACAAGAATGATGATTGAAGGTGCTGAATATGAGAATGACATTTTTGTTGGTAGTTATGATTCAGCGACGTCTGCCTGTACTCATGATCGAGTCAATGAAGGAGATATTGATGATGCCATGGTTTTCAGGCCTCAAAACTCTGATGTTGAAGATGGAATGAGTTCACAAGCTGATAGGTTGGAATGCACTGATAATCTGGCACTTGACAAGTCTCCTGATGCATTGGACAAGAAGCTATGGGATGATAGAAGCTCTGAAGATGATAATGGTGAGGGAGTAACTAAGAAGAAGCCCACAGCATATGAAATATTAGAATTATGGAAAGAATTGAGAGAGGAGGATGGGAGAATGTTACAATCTGAACTTGGTCATGGCTAG
- the LOC106768880 gene encoding pentatricopeptide repeat-containing protein At5g67570, chloroplastic isoform X1, whose translation MEPLKLHLQERPVAQFRPDTEKIRRKLIEKGVDPTPKIVHILRKREIQKHNRKLKSQPPPPLTPAEAQALEEDQHFHAIKREFRKVMEATSLKETRVVAGKPWEELRTVEFLEKARAIKEYRGGKLRRESLTELKEMFEERKMDELKWVFDADLEIDEDWFNEGHGTRGDTRKRSEGAVIKFLVDRLSDREITMRDWKFSRMMKLSGLPFTEDQLLKIVDLLGFKRCWKQALSVVQWVYRYKDHRKFQSRFVYTKLLAVLGKAGRPKEALQIFKLMRENIHIYPDIAAYHSIAVTLGQAGLLKELLNIVECMRQKPKAFMHRKNWDPVLEPDLVIYNAVLNACVPSKQWKGVSWVFKEIRKSGLKPNGATYGLAMEVMLESGNYDLVHEFFGKMKRSGEVPKALTYKVLVRTFWKEGKIEEAVKVIRDMERRGVIGTAGVYYELACCLCNCGRWRDAILEVDNIRILPRAKPLEVTFTGMIKSSMDGGHIDDSIQIFEYMKDYCIPNIGTINTMLKIFGQNDMFSKAKVLFEEVKAAKSESYVTPGVGNSSVVPDAYTYNSMLEASASAQQWEYFEHVYREMIVSGYQLDQNKHLLLLVKASRAGKLHLLEHAFEMILEAGEIPHHLFFFELVIQAIVQHNYERAVILINTLAHAPFRVSEKQWTNLFKESEDRISHENLERLLDALGSCDVISESTVSNLTRSLHVLCGLGTPRNFSSIIPFGSKDSVNGSGPNEKIDDDENAPKFPTRMMIEGAEYENDIFVGSYDSATSACTHDRVNEGDIDDAMVFRPQNSDVEDGMSSQADRLECTDNLALDKSPDALDKKLWDDRSSEDDNGEGVTKKKPTAYEILELWKELREEDGRMLQSELGHG comes from the exons ATGGAGCCTCTGAAGCTCCATCTCCAGGAGCGCCCCGTCGCCCAATTCCGCCCAGACACCGAAAAAATCCGACGCAAGCTCATTGAAAAGGGCGTGGATCCAACTCCCAAGATCGTCCACATACTCCGTAAGAGGGAAATCCAAAAGCACAACCGAAAACTGAAGTCCCAGCCCCCTCCTCCACTCACTCCCGCGGAGGCCCAAGCCTTGGAGGAAGACCAACACTTCCACGCCATCAAACGCGAATTCAGAAAAGTAATGGAAGCCACCTCTCTCAAAGAGACGCGCGTCGTGGCGGGGAAGCCCTGGGAGGAGCTTCGAACGGTCGAGTTTCTGGAGAAGGCGAGGGCGATCAAGGAGTACAGAGGAGGAAAGCTTAGAAGAGAGAGCTTAACGGAGCTCAAGGAAATGTTCGAGGAGCGGAAGATGGATGAACTCAAGTGGGTTTTCGACGCCGACCTCGAAATCGATGAGGATTGGTTCAACGAAGGGCATGGGACGAGGGGCGACACTCGGAAACGTAGCGAGGGCGCGGTTATCAAGTTTCTCGTTGATAG GCTGAGTGATAGGGAGATTACTATGAGGGATTGGAAGTTTTCGAGGATGATGAAGTTGTCGGGATTGCCATTTACCGAAGATCAGTTGTTGAAGATTGTCGACCTTCTTGGTTTTAAACGTTGTTGGAAGCAAGCGCTTTCTGTAGTACAGTGGGTGTACAGATATAAAGATCACAGGAAGTTCCAAAGCAG GTTTGTGTATACAAAACTTCTTGCAGTTCTTGGGAAGGCGGGAAGGCCAAAGGAGGcccttcaaattttcaaattgatgCGT GAAAACATCCATATATATCCTGATATTGCTGCATATCACAGCATTGCTGTTACGCTTGGCCAAGCTGGTCTTTTGAAAGAGTTGCTGAATATTGTTGAATGCATGAGGCAGAAACCCAAAGCATTTATGCATCGCAAGAACTGGGATCCAGTTCTTGAACCTGATCTGGTTATATACAATGCT GTGCTTAATGCTTGTGTTCCATCAAAGCAGTGGAAAGGTGTGTCATGGGTTTTTAAGGAAATTAGAAAAAGTGGTCTAAAACCTAATGGAGCAACGTATGGACTTGCAATGGAG GTAATGCTGGAGTCTGGGAATTATGACCTTGTCCATGAGTTTTTTGGAAAGATGAAGAGAAGTGGGGAAGTTCCAAAAGCCCTTACTTATAAAG TGTTGGTGAGAACCTTCTGGAAGGAAGGTAAAATTGAAGAAGCTGTGAAAGTCATCAGGGATATGGAAAGAAGAGGGGTAATTGGAACAGCTGGTGTATATTACGAGCTCGCTTGTTGCCTTTGCAACTGTGGGAGGTGGCGAGATGCTATTCTAGAG GTTGACAATATTCGAATTCTTCCTCGTGCCAAGCCTTTGGAGGTTACTTTCACTGGCATGATTAAGTCTTCCATGGATGGTGGGCATATTGATGATTCCATACAGATATTTGAATACATGAAAGACTACTGTATTCCTAACATAGGGACCATAAATACAATGCTGAAAATATTTGGCCAAAATGATATGTTTTCTAAAGCCAAAGTTTTGTTTGAGGAAGTTAAAGCAGCCAAATCAGAATCTTATGTCACTCCAGGGGTTGGTAATAGCTCTGTTGTTCCAGATGCATACACATATAACTCAATGTTGGAAGCTTCAGCTAGTGCACAGCAATGGGAATACTTTGAGCATGTGTACAGAGAGATGATTGTTTCTGGCTATCAATTGGATCAAAATAAACACTTGTTATTACTTGTTAAAGCTTCAAGAGCTGGCAAG TTGCATTTACTGGAGCATGCATTTGAAATGATTCTGGAAGCTGGAGAAATTCCTCaccatcttttcttttttgaattgGTGATTCAAGCTATAGTTCAACATAATTATGAGCGAGCTGTTATCTTAATAAACACCTTGGCTCATGCACCATTCCGAGTGAGTGAAAAGCAGTGGACGAACTTGTTTAAGGAAAGTGAAGACAGAATTAGTCATGAAAATCTAGAGCGATTGTTGGATGCTCTTGGTAGTTGCGACGTTATTTCAGAGTCAACAGTCTCTAATTTAACAAGATCATTACATGTTCTTTGTGGATTAGGTACACCTAGAAACTTCTCTAGTATAATCCCTTTTGGAAGTAAAGATTCTGTTAATGGCTCAGGTCCGAATGAAaaaattgatgatgatgaaaatgCTCCAAAATTTCCCACAAGAATGATGATTGAAGGTGCTGAATATGAGAATGACATTTTTGTTGGTAGTTATGATTCAGCGACGTCTGCCTGTACTCATGATCGAGTCAATGAAGGAGATATTGATGATGCCATGGTTTTCAGGCCTCAAAACTCTGATGTTGAAGATGGAATGAGTTCACAAGCTGATAGGTTGGAATGCACTGATAATCTGGCACTTGACAAGTCTCCTGATGCATTGGACAAGAAGCTATGGGATGATAGAAGCTCTGAAGATGATAATGGTGAGGGAGTAACTAAGAAGAAGCCCACAGCATATGAAATATTAGAATTATGGAAAGAATTGAGAGAGGAGGATGGGAGAATGTTACAATCTGAACTTGGTCATGGCTAG
- the LOC106766268 gene encoding uncharacterized protein LOC106766268 codes for MASGIPKWRVCTSLNSSYIIGMNRLLRKDHVQRIAMNEEVLNEEGVVGGDEEALFGAAKEALFGAAKEVDEGVVFDEETGKEIQMFVQIDGDGCRIGFLCSNVG; via the exons ATGGCTTCCGGAATCCCAAAG TGGAGGGTTTGTACTTCTTTGAATTCATCTTATATTATTGGCATGAATCGTTTGTTGAGAAAAGATCATGTTCAACGAATTGCTATGAATGAAGAAGTGTTGAATGAAGAAGGTGTTGTTGGAGGTGATGAAGAAGCTCTGTTTGGAGCTGCTAAAGAAGCTCTGTTTGGAGCTGCTAAAGAAGTTGATGAAGGAGTTGTCTTTGATGAAGAAACCGGAAAGGAAATTCAGATGTTTGTTCAAATTGATGGTGATGGTTGTAGGATAGGTTTCCTGTGTTCAAATGTAGGATAG